The proteins below come from a single Aegilops tauschii subsp. strangulata cultivar AL8/78 chromosome 6, Aet v6.0, whole genome shotgun sequence genomic window:
- the LOC109731608 gene encoding uncharacterized protein → MSPCEKHGMASERLVAFEGTDTGRRFLACAQPAGSNCGFVEWVDHQWPPTMQNALLKLWAMVEDAKTARVNDNFESSFTIHHLTKEKNKLDANYDKLVQDVHELMNFQEDKVVDFRHLQSAITYQQEVRKELIDDMKAQMASEMAKKDEETQKLTLKYELLLNLTRSQATVIQNLKLNKMKEKQVLTEASMNLELKNAELTKCQEKLTQEKLELKLEVADLLKGNEKHIEEKWQLEFQNEKLKEKFRGIQAILEK, encoded by the exons ATGTCTCCATGTGAGAAGCACGGCATGGCATCTGAGAGGCTTGTTGCCTTTGAAGGAACAGACACAGGCAGGCGGTTTTTAGCATGTGCACAGCCG GCAGGTAGCAATTGTGGCTTTGTTGAATGGGTTGATCACCAGTGGCCCCCAACAATGCAGAATGCATTGTTGAAGCTATGGGCAATGGTTGAAGATGCCAAAACTGCTAGGGTGAATGACAATTTTGAAAGTTCTTTCACTATCCACCATCTGACAAAAGAAAAGAACAAGCTGGATGCCAACTATGACAAGCTAGTCCAAGATGTGCATGAGCTGATGAACTTCCAGGAAGATAAGGTGGTGGATTTCAGACATCTGCAGTCTGCCATTACATATCAGCAGGAGGTAAGAAAAGAACTGATTGATGATATGAAGGCACAGATGGCAAGTGAGATGGCAAAGAAAGATGAAGAGACCCAGAAACTTACTCTCAAGTATGAGCTGCTGCTCAACCTGACAAGATCTCAAGCAACAGTCATTCAGAACTTGAAGCTGAACAAAATGAAAGAGAAGCAAGTGCTTACTGAAGCTAGTATGAATTTGGAGCTGAAGAATGCAGAGCTAACAAAGTGTCAGGAGAAGCTCACCCAAGAGAAGCTAGAGTTGAAGCTTGAGGTTGCTGATCTGCTTAAGGGAAATGAAAAGCATATTGAAGAGAAGTGGCAGTTAGAGTTTCAGAATGAAAAGTTGAAGGAGAAGTTCAGGGGGATTCAGGCCATCTTGGAGAAGTGA